The following are encoded in a window of Esox lucius isolate fEsoLuc1 chromosome 14, fEsoLuc1.pri, whole genome shotgun sequence genomic DNA:
- the pthlha gene encoding parathyroid hormone-like hormone a — MLKMFFPRSVVRQWCFAVFLLCSPVPHDGRPIDALTSRMKRSVTHAQLMHDKGRVLQDFKRRMWLQELLEEVHTAEVRELPVRPAVSSGAGLGLPGVGVSLGLGTPNPHPKPPGGTKNLPITFRMEEEEGTNLPQETNKSQTYGKDGALKDGGKSGAGRKKKGRNGKRREGEKRKRRARSLEREEPGSGYHLEWKRPFLSLH; from the exons atgttgaaaatgtttttccctCGGAGTGTTGTGAGGCAGTGGTGCTTCGCCGTGTTTTTGCTGTGTTCACCTGTTCCACATGACGGGAGGCCCATCGACGCCCTGACCAGCAGAAT GAAGCGCTCGGTGACCCACGCCCAGCTGATGCACGATAAGGgacgggtgctgcaggatttcaagcGCCGAATGTGGCTTCAGGAGCTGCTTGAAGAGGTCCACACAGCCGAGGTCCGGGAGCTGCCGGTTCGCCCAGCCGTCAGCAGTGGAGCTGGGCTGGGGCTTCCAggggtgggggtcagcctgGGGCTGGGAACCCCAAACCCCCACCCCAAACCCCCAGGGGGAACCAAGAACTTACCCATCACCTTccgcatggaggaggaggagggaaccAATTTGCCTCAGGAGACCAACAAGTCCCAGACATATGGGAAAGACGGCGCGCTGAAAGACGGGGGGAAGAGCGGggcaggaagaaagaaaaaaggaaggaatgggaagaggagggagggggagaagaggaagagaagggcaCGCTCGCTGGAGAGGGAGGAGCCTGGTAGTGGGTACCACCTGGAGTGGAAAAGACCCTTCTTAAGCCTACACTAA